The following coding sequences are from one Streptomyces sp. NBC_01485 window:
- the glyA gene encoding serine hydroxymethyltransferase, with amino-acid sequence MSVTHVPEADVLRRQDPELAEILLGERERQATTLQLVAAENFTSPAVLAALGSPLANKYAEGYPGARHHGGCEIVDVAERIAVDRAKALFGAEHANVQPHSGSSAVLAAYAALLRPGDTVLALGLPYGGHLTHGSAANFSGRWFDFVPYGVDAESGLIDHDQVRTLARGHRPKAIVCGSIAYPRHLDHAFFREVADEVGAYLIADAAHPIGLVAGGAAPSPVPYADIVCATTHKVLRGPRGGMILCGAELAERVDRAVFPFTQGGAQMHTIAAKAVAFGEAATPAFTAYAHRVVANARVLAAALQAAGLAVTTGGTDTHLITADPAPLGVDGRTARGLLAAAGMVLDCCALPHDHARGLRLGTAAVTTQGMGETEMTRIAALLAGVLRDEIEARKAREEVRDLAAAFPPYPG; translated from the coding sequence ATGTCGGTCACCCATGTCCCCGAGGCCGATGTCCTGCGCCGGCAGGACCCCGAGCTGGCCGAGATCCTGCTCGGGGAACGGGAGCGGCAGGCGACGACGCTGCAACTGGTCGCCGCCGAGAACTTCACCTCGCCCGCCGTGCTGGCCGCGCTGGGCTCGCCGCTCGCCAACAAGTACGCGGAGGGCTATCCGGGGGCCCGGCACCACGGCGGCTGCGAGATCGTCGACGTCGCCGAGCGCATCGCGGTGGACCGCGCCAAGGCGCTGTTCGGCGCCGAACACGCCAACGTCCAGCCCCACTCGGGCTCCTCCGCGGTGCTGGCCGCCTACGCCGCCCTGCTGCGGCCCGGCGACACGGTCCTCGCCCTCGGGCTGCCCTACGGCGGTCATCTCACGCACGGGTCGGCGGCGAACTTCTCCGGGCGCTGGTTCGACTTCGTCCCCTACGGGGTGGACGCGGAGAGCGGGCTCATCGACCACGACCAGGTGCGGACGCTGGCGCGCGGCCACCGCCCCAAGGCGATCGTGTGCGGGTCCATCGCCTACCCCCGCCACCTCGATCACGCCTTCTTCCGGGAGGTGGCCGACGAGGTCGGCGCGTATCTCATCGCCGACGCCGCCCACCCCATCGGCCTGGTCGCCGGGGGAGCGGCGCCCAGCCCGGTGCCGTACGCCGACATCGTCTGCGCCACCACGCACAAGGTGCTGCGCGGGCCGCGCGGCGGGATGATCCTCTGCGGGGCCGAGCTCGCGGAACGGGTGGACCGGGCCGTTTTCCCGTTCACGCAGGGCGGCGCGCAGATGCACACCATCGCCGCCAAGGCGGTCGCGTTCGGCGAGGCGGCAACCCCGGCGTTCACCGCGTACGCCCATCGGGTGGTCGCCAATGCGAGGGTTCTCGCCGCCGCTCTCCAGGCGGCGGGGCTGGCCGTCACGACGGGCGGCACCGACACCCACCTCATCACCGCCGACCCGGCGCCTCTGGGGGTCGACGGGCGCACCGCGCGCGGGCTGCTCGCGGCCGCCGGGATGGTGCTGGACTGCTGCGCGCTGCCCCACGACCACGCCCGTGGCCTGCGCCTGGGCACCGCCGCGGTGACCACGCAGGGCATGGGGGAGACGGAGATGACCCGGATCGCGGCGCTGCTGGCGGGGGTGCTGCGGGACGAGATCGAGGCCAGGAAGGCCCGCGAGGAAGTGCGCGATCTGGCCGCCGCGTTTCCGCCGTATCCGGGCTGA
- a CDS encoding MraY family glycosyltransferase: protein MREYLLTLCITAAVTYLLTGPVRKFAIVAGAMPEIRARDVHREPTPRLGGIAMFFGLCAGLLVADHLTNLNEVFEKSNEPRALLSGAAVIWLVGVLDDKFEIDALIKLGAQMIAAGVMVMQGLTILWLPIPTVGTVALTQWQGTLLTVALVVITINAVNFVDGLDGLAAGMVCIAAAAFFMYAYRIWYSYGIEAAAPATLFAAILMGMCLGFLPHNMHPARIFMGDSGSMLIGLVLAAGAISVTGQVDPDVLKLFSGSERNAVHQMVPVYIPLLMPLTIIAIPAADLILAIVRRTWRGKSPFAADRGHLHHRLLEIGHSHSRAVLIMYFWSALIGFGALAYSVNSASMWIVLSVVFLSAIGLALLLLPRFTPRAPHWAEAFVPPRYRRPRATEAAAKEQPAAVAAGQDEQERQEPVPVGVAGANGATAIGGRHSSKVRI, encoded by the coding sequence GTGCGTGAATACCTGCTGACGCTCTGCATCACGGCCGCGGTGACGTATCTGCTGACAGGGCCGGTACGTAAGTTCGCGATCGTGGCCGGAGCGATGCCGGAGATCAGGGCCCGTGACGTGCACCGGGAACCCACTCCGCGGCTCGGCGGGATCGCCATGTTCTTCGGCCTGTGCGCCGGTCTGCTGGTCGCCGACCATCTCACCAACCTCAACGAGGTCTTCGAGAAGTCGAACGAACCGCGCGCCCTGCTGTCGGGGGCCGCGGTGATCTGGCTGGTCGGCGTCCTGGACGACAAGTTCGAGATCGACGCCCTGATCAAGCTGGGCGCCCAGATGATCGCCGCGGGTGTGATGGTGATGCAGGGTCTGACGATCCTGTGGCTGCCCATCCCGACCGTCGGCACGGTCGCGCTGACCCAGTGGCAGGGCACCCTGCTGACGGTGGCGCTGGTCGTCATCACCATCAACGCGGTCAACTTCGTGGACGGTCTGGACGGTCTGGCCGCCGGCATGGTGTGCATCGCGGCGGCCGCGTTCTTCATGTACGCCTACCGCATCTGGTACTCGTACGGCATCGAGGCCGCCGCCCCGGCGACGCTGTTCGCGGCGATCCTGATGGGCATGTGCCTGGGCTTCCTGCCGCACAACATGCACCCGGCGCGGATCTTCATGGGCGACTCGGGCTCGATGCTGATCGGGCTGGTGCTGGCCGCGGGCGCGATCTCGGTCACGGGGCAGGTCGACCCCGATGTGCTGAAGCTGTTCTCCGGGTCCGAGCGCAACGCCGTCCACCAGATGGTGCCGGTCTACATCCCGCTGCTGATGCCGCTGACGATCATCGCGATCCCGGCCGCCGACCTCATCCTGGCGATCGTGCGCCGTACCTGGCGCGGCAAGTCGCCGTTCGCGGCGGACCGCGGGCATCTGCACCACCGGCTTCTGGAGATCGGCCACTCGCACAGCCGCGCGGTGCTGATCATGTACTTCTGGTCGGCGCTGATCGGGTTCGGGGCGCTCGCCTACTCGGTCAACTCGGCTTCCATGTGGATCGTCCTGAGCGTCGTGTTCCTCAGCGCGATCGGGCTGGCTCTGCTTCTGCTGCCGCGCTTCACGCCGCGTGCCCCGCACTGGGCCGAGGCTTTCGTCCCGCCCCGCTACCGCCGCCCTCGGGCCACCGAGGCCGCCGCGAAGGAACAGCCCGCAGCCGTCGCCGCGGGCCAGGACGAGCAGGAGCGGCAGGAGCCGGTTCCGGTGGGTGTGGCGGGTGCCAACGGGGCCACCGCGATCGGCGGCCGGCACAGCTCCAAGGTAAGAATCTGA
- the atpB gene encoding F0F1 ATP synthase subunit A has product MSNAKTLAFETDCHIFDGCGFPTPGLHSFMFEPLFTVGGFEFNKPMLLSLVSTVIVIGFFWAAFNKPKLIPGKLQMVGEAGYDFVRRGVVYETIGKREGEKYVPLMFALFFFIWIMNLWSIIPLAQFPATSVIAFPVGLAALVYIVWMSITFKRHGFIGGWKNITGYDPSLGPVFPMVMFFEFLSNVFIRPFTHAVRLFANMFAGHVLILIFTIGTWYLLNGIGIAYSAVSFLMVIVMTVFELFIQALQAYVFILLSCSYIQGALAEHH; this is encoded by the coding sequence GTGAGTAACGCCAAGACGCTCGCCTTCGAGACCGACTGTCATATTTTCGACGGGTGCGGTTTCCCGACCCCCGGCCTGCACTCGTTCATGTTCGAGCCGCTCTTCACCGTCGGCGGCTTCGAATTCAACAAGCCGATGCTGCTCTCGCTGGTGAGCACCGTCATCGTCATCGGATTCTTCTGGGCCGCCTTCAACAAGCCGAAGCTGATCCCGGGCAAGCTCCAGATGGTCGGCGAGGCGGGGTACGACTTCGTACGCCGCGGCGTCGTCTACGAGACGATCGGCAAGCGCGAGGGCGAGAAGTACGTCCCGCTGATGTTCGCGCTGTTCTTCTTCATCTGGATCATGAACCTCTGGTCGATCATTCCGCTCGCCCAGTTCCCGGCCACGTCGGTCATCGCGTTCCCGGTGGGTCTCGCCGCGCTCGTCTACATCGTGTGGATGAGCATCACGTTCAAGCGCCACGGCTTCATCGGCGGCTGGAAGAACATCACCGGCTACGACCCGTCGCTCGGCCCGGTGTTCCCGATGGTCATGTTCTTCGAGTTCCTGTCGAACGTGTTCATCCGGCCCTTCACGCACGCCGTCCGGCTCTTCGCGAACATGTTCGCCGGCCACGTGCTGATCCTGATCTTCACCATCGGAACCTGGTACCTGCTCAACGGCATCGGCATCGCCTACTCGGCGGTCTCGTTCCTGATGGTCATCGTGATGACGGTCTTCGAACTGTTCATCCAGGCCCTCCAGGCCTACGTCTTCATCCTCCTGTCCTGCAGCTACATCCAGGGCGCGCTCGCCGAGCACCACTGA
- the atpE gene encoding ATP synthase F0 subunit C, with amino-acid sequence MSALDTLAAVQIKGNLAAIGYGLAAIGPGVGVGIIFGNGTQALARQPEAAGLIRQNQILGFVLCEALALIGLVMGFVYPSA; translated from the coding sequence ATGTCCGCTCTCGACACCCTCGCCGCGGTCCAGATCAAGGGCAACCTCGCTGCCATCGGCTACGGTCTCGCGGCCATCGGTCCCGGCGTCGGCGTTGGCATCATCTTCGGTAACGGCACCCAGGCGCTGGCCCGCCAGCCCGAGGCCGCCGGCCTGATCCGTCAGAACCAGATCCTGGGCTTCGTGCTCTGTGAGGCGCTCGCCCTCATCGGTCTGGTCATGGGCTTCGTCTACCCGTCGGCCTGA
- a CDS encoding F0F1 ATP synthase subunit B — translation MSPLLLIAAEEEQNPLIPEIPELVIGLIAFAIVFFVLGKKLLPNINKVLEERRDAIEGGIEQAEIARTEAQSVLEQYKAQLAEARHEAARLRQEAQEQGAVLITEMRAEGQRQREEIVAAGHSQIEADRKAAASALRQDVGKLATELAGKLVGESLEDHARQSRVIDRFLDELEEKAEASR, via the coding sequence ATCTCGCCCTTGCTGCTCATCGCGGCTGAGGAGGAGCAGAATCCTCTGATCCCGGAGATTCCCGAGCTCGTCATCGGTCTGATCGCTTTCGCGATCGTGTTCTTCGTCCTGGGCAAGAAGCTCCTTCCGAACATCAACAAGGTTCTGGAAGAGCGTCGCGACGCCATCGAGGGCGGGATCGAACAGGCCGAGATCGCTCGGACCGAGGCGCAGAGCGTTCTGGAGCAGTACAAGGCCCAGCTCGCCGAGGCCCGTCACGAGGCCGCGCGACTGCGCCAGGAGGCGCAGGAGCAGGGCGCCGTGCTCATCACCGAGATGCGCGCGGAAGGCCAGCGTCAGCGCGAGGAGATCGTCGCCGCCGGGCACAGCCAGATCGAGGCGGACCGCAAGGCCGCCGCGTCCGCGCTGCGTCAGGACGTCGGCAAGCTCGCCACCGAACTGGCCGGCAAGCTCGTCGGCGAGTCCCTCGAGGACCACGCCCGCCAGAGCCGCGTCATCGACCGCTTCCTCGACGAGCTCGAGGAGAAGGCCGAGGCGTCTCGATGA
- a CDS encoding F0F1 ATP synthase subunit delta, translating to MTAHGASREAFAAARERLDALTDSTSVDAAQLAGELAAVTAVLDREVSLRRVLTDPAQAGDAKAELVQRLLGTQISGTAADLVAGTVRSRWSRSRDLVDALEELACIADLTAAQKTGTLDDVEDELFRFGRIVSSNTGLRAALTDRKATVSAKSELLRSLLGGRADAATGRLVTRLVTAPRGRSLEAGLESLSKLAAERRDRMVAVVTSAAPLSAPQKQRLGAALAKLYGRPMHLNLDVDPAVLGGIRVQVGDEVINGSLADRIDDVARRMAS from the coding sequence ATGACCGCACACGGAGCGAGCCGCGAGGCATTCGCAGCAGCCCGTGAGCGTCTCGACGCGCTGACGGACTCCACGTCCGTGGACGCGGCACAGCTGGCCGGCGAGCTGGCGGCCGTCACCGCGGTGCTCGACCGCGAGGTCAGCCTGCGACGGGTCCTCACCGACCCGGCGCAGGCCGGCGACGCCAAGGCGGAGCTGGTCCAGCGCCTGCTCGGCACCCAGATCAGCGGCACCGCCGCCGACCTGGTGGCCGGCACCGTGCGCTCCCGCTGGTCGCGGTCCCGCGACCTGGTGGACGCGCTGGAGGAGCTGGCGTGCATCGCCGACCTCACCGCCGCGCAGAAGACGGGCACGCTCGACGACGTCGAGGACGAGCTGTTCCGCTTCGGGCGGATCGTCTCCTCCAACACCGGGCTGCGCGCCGCACTGACCGACCGGAAGGCCACCGTCTCGGCCAAGAGCGAGCTGCTGCGCAGCCTGCTCGGCGGCCGGGCCGACGCGGCCACCGGGCGACTGGTGACGCGTCTCGTGACCGCACCCCGTGGACGTAGCCTGGAAGCGGGCCTCGAGTCCCTGTCCAAGCTCGCCGCGGAGCGCCGCGACCGCATGGTCGCCGTCGTCACCTCGGCGGCACCGCTGAGCGCCCCGCAGAAGCAGCGCCTCGGCGCCGCCCTCGCGAAGCTCTACGGCCGCCCGATGCACCTCAACCTCGATGTGGACCCCGCGGTCCTCGGCGGGATCCGGGTGCAGGTCGGCGACGAGGTGATCAACGGCTCCCTCGCGGACCGCATCGACGACGTCGCCCGCCGCATGGCGAGCTAG
- the atpA gene encoding F0F1 ATP synthase subunit alpha, giving the protein MAELTIRPEEIRDALENFVQSYKPDAASREEVGTVTLAGDGIAKVEGLPSAMANELLKFEDGTLGLALNLEEREIGTVILGEFSGVEEGQPVTRTGEVLSVAVGEGYLGRVVDPLGNPIDGLGEIETSGRRALELQAPGVMARKSVHEPMETGYKAVDAMTPIGRGQRQLIIGDRQTGKTALAVDTIINQRDNWRSGDVNKQVRCVYVAIGQKGSTIASVRGALEEAGALEYTTIVAAPASDPAGFKYLAPYTGSAIGQQWMYEGKHVLIIFDDLSKQADAYRAVSLLLRRPPGREAYPGDVFYLHSRLLERCAKLSDDLGAGSMTGLPIVETKANDVSAFIPTNVISITDGQCFLESDLFNAGQRPALNVGISVSRVGGSAQHKAMRQVSGRLRLDLAQYRELEAFAAFGSDLDAASKSQLERGQRLVELLKQAQYQPMRTEDQVVSVWAGTTGRMDEVPVSDIRRFETELLEYLHRKEQGLMTSIKEGAKMSDDTLTAIADAIAEFKKQFETSDGKLLGEDAPAAAK; this is encoded by the coding sequence ATGGCGGAGCTCACGATCCGGCCGGAGGAGATCCGGGATGCGCTGGAGAACTTTGTCCAGTCGTACAAGCCGGACGCGGCCTCGCGCGAGGAGGTCGGTACGGTCACCCTTGCCGGCGACGGCATCGCGAAGGTCGAGGGCCTCCCCTCGGCCATGGCCAACGAACTGCTGAAGTTCGAGGACGGCACCCTCGGCCTCGCGCTCAACCTCGAAGAGCGCGAGATCGGTACCGTCATCCTCGGCGAGTTCAGCGGCGTCGAGGAGGGCCAGCCGGTCACCCGCACGGGAGAGGTCCTGTCCGTCGCCGTCGGCGAGGGCTACCTCGGCCGTGTCGTCGACCCGCTCGGCAACCCGATCGACGGCCTCGGCGAGATCGAGACGTCCGGCCGCCGTGCCCTGGAGCTGCAGGCTCCGGGTGTCATGGCCCGTAAGTCGGTGCACGAGCCGATGGAGACCGGCTACAAGGCCGTCGACGCGATGACCCCGATCGGCCGTGGTCAGCGTCAGCTGATCATCGGTGACCGCCAGACCGGCAAGACCGCCCTGGCCGTCGACACGATCATCAACCAGCGCGACAACTGGCGCTCCGGCGACGTGAACAAGCAGGTCCGCTGCGTCTACGTCGCCATCGGTCAGAAGGGCTCGACCATCGCCTCCGTGCGTGGCGCCCTCGAAGAGGCCGGCGCGCTGGAGTACACGACCATCGTCGCCGCCCCGGCGTCCGACCCGGCCGGCTTCAAGTACCTTGCGCCGTACACCGGTTCGGCCATCGGTCAGCAGTGGATGTACGAGGGCAAGCACGTCCTCATCATCTTCGACGACCTCTCGAAGCAGGCCGACGCCTACCGCGCCGTGTCGCTGCTGCTGCGCCGTCCGCCGGGCCGCGAGGCCTACCCGGGCGACGTCTTCTACCTGCACTCCCGGCTGCTCGAGCGCTGCGCGAAGCTCTCGGACGACCTGGGCGCCGGCTCGATGACCGGTCTGCCGATCGTCGAGACGAAGGCCAACGACGTCTCGGCGTTCATCCCGACCAACGTCATCTCCATCACCGACGGCCAGTGCTTCCTGGAGTCGGACCTGTTCAACGCCGGTCAGCGCCCCGCGCTGAACGTCGGTATCTCCGTCTCCCGAGTCGGTGGCTCCGCGCAGCACAAGGCGATGCGCCAGGTGTCCGGCCGGCTCCGCCTCGACCTCGCCCAGTACCGCGAGTTGGAGGCGTTCGCCGCCTTCGGTTCCGACCTGGACGCCGCGTCGAAGTCCCAGCTGGAGCGCGGTCAGCGACTGGTCGAGCTGCTCAAGCAGGCTCAGTACCAGCCGATGCGGACCGAGGACCAGGTCGTCTCCGTGTGGGCCGGCACCACCGGCCGGATGGACGAGGTTCCGGTCTCCGACATCCGCCGCTTCGAGACGGAGCTCCTGGAGTACCTGCACCGCAAGGAGCAGGGCCTCATGACCTCCATCAAGGAGGGCGCGAAGATGTCGGACGACACCCTCACCGCCATCGCCGACGCCATCGCCGAGTTCAAGAAGCAGTTCGAGACCTCGGACGGCAAGCTCCTCGGCGAGGACGCCCCGGCCGCGGCCAAGTGA
- a CDS encoding F0F1 ATP synthase subunit gamma: protein MGAQLRVYKRRIRSVTATKKITKAMEMIAASRVVKAQRKVAASAPYATELTRAVTAVGTGSNTKHALTTQAETVVRSAVLLLTSDRGLAGAFNSNAIKAAEQLTARLEAEGKQVETFIVGRRGVAHYNFRERKVTESWSGFTDEPTYADAKKVAAPLIEAIEKDTADGGVDEIHIVFTEFVSMMTQTALSDRLLPLSLDEVAAGETSAATAAGAPKGEILPLYDFEPSAEDVLDALLPRYVESRVYNALLQSAASKHAATRRAMKSATDNAGDLIETLSRLANAARQAEITQEISEIVGGSAALADATAGSDR, encoded by the coding sequence ATGGGAGCCCAGCTCCGGGTCTACAAGCGTCGCATCCGATCCGTCACCGCGACCAAGAAGATCACCAAGGCGATGGAGATGATCGCCGCCTCGCGCGTCGTCAAGGCGCAGCGCAAGGTGGCGGCCTCCGCGCCGTACGCGACCGAGCTCACCCGCGCGGTCACGGCGGTCGGCACCGGTTCGAACACGAAGCACGCGCTGACCACGCAGGCCGAGACGGTCGTGCGGTCCGCGGTGCTGCTCCTGACGAGCGACCGCGGTCTGGCCGGCGCGTTCAACTCCAACGCCATCAAGGCCGCCGAGCAGTTGACGGCGCGCCTCGAGGCCGAGGGCAAGCAGGTCGAGACGTTCATCGTCGGCCGGCGCGGCGTCGCCCACTACAACTTCCGTGAGCGCAAGGTCACGGAGTCGTGGTCGGGCTTCACCGACGAGCCGACGTACGCGGACGCCAAGAAGGTCGCGGCCCCGCTGATCGAGGCCATCGAGAAGGACACGGCTGACGGCGGCGTGGACGAGATCCACATCGTCTTCACCGAGTTCGTCTCGATGATGACGCAGACGGCGCTCAGCGACCGTCTGCTGCCGCTCAGCCTCGACGAGGTAGCCGCGGGCGAGACATCAGCGGCTACCGCCGCGGGGGCGCCCAAGGGCGAGATCCTTCCGCTGTACGACTTCGAGCCCTCGGCGGAGGACGTCCTCGACGCCCTTCTGCCGCGCTACGTGGAGAGCCGCGTCTACAACGCGCTTCTCCAGTCGGCCGCCTCCAAGCACGCCGCCACGCGGCGCGCGATGAAGTCGGCCACCGACAACGCGGGAGATCTCATCGAGACGCTCTCGCGGCTTGCCAACGCGGCCCGCCAGGCCGAAATCACCCAGGAAATCAGCGAGATCGTCGGTGGCTCCGCAGCCCTGGCCGACGCGACCGCGGGGAGTGACAGGTAA
- the atpD gene encoding F0F1 ATP synthase subunit beta: protein MTTTVETAVATGRVARVIGPVVDVEFPVDAMPEIYNALHVEVADPALAGEKKTLTLEVAQHLGDGMVRTISMQPTDGLVRQAAVTNTGTGITVPVGDFTKGKVFNTLGEVLNVDEKYEGERWSIHRKAPRFDELESKTEMFETGVKVIDLLTPYVKGGKIGLFGGAGVGKTVLIQEMIYRVANNHDGVSVFAGVGERTREGNDLIEEMADSGVIDKTALVFGQMDEPPGTRLRVALAGLTMAEYFRDVQKQDVLFFIDNIFRFTQAGSEVSTLLGRMPSAVGYQPNLADEMGLLQERITSTRGHSITSMQAIYVPADDLTDPAPATTFAHLDATTVLSRPISEKGIYPAVDPLDSTSRILDPRYIAADHYNTAMRVKTVLQKYKDLQDIIAILGIDELGEEDKLTVHRARRVERFLSQNTHVAKQFTGVDGSDVPLDESIVAFNAIIDGEYDHFPEQAFFLCGGIEDLKANAKELGVS, encoded by the coding sequence ATGACGACGACAGTTGAGACGGCCGTTGCCACGGGCCGCGTCGCCCGGGTCATCGGCCCGGTCGTCGACGTGGAATTCCCCGTCGACGCCATGCCGGAGATCTACAACGCCCTTCACGTCGAGGTGGCCGACCCGGCCCTTGCCGGCGAGAAGAAGACGCTGACCCTGGAGGTCGCCCAGCACCTGGGTGACGGCATGGTCCGCACCATCTCGATGCAGCCCACCGACGGTCTGGTCCGCCAGGCCGCCGTCACCAACACCGGCACGGGCATCACCGTCCCGGTCGGCGACTTCACCAAGGGCAAGGTGTTCAACACCCTCGGTGAGGTGCTGAACGTCGACGAGAAGTACGAGGGCGAGCGCTGGTCCATCCACCGCAAGGCCCCGCGCTTCGACGAGCTCGAGTCGAAGACCGAGATGTTCGAGACCGGCGTCAAGGTCATCGACCTGCTCACCCCGTACGTCAAGGGTGGCAAGATCGGCCTGTTCGGCGGTGCCGGCGTCGGCAAGACGGTGCTCATCCAGGAGATGATCTACCGCGTCGCCAACAACCACGACGGTGTCTCCGTGTTCGCCGGTGTCGGCGAGCGCACCCGTGAGGGCAACGACCTCATCGAGGAGATGGCCGACTCGGGCGTCATCGACAAGACCGCCCTGGTCTTCGGTCAGATGGACGAGCCCCCGGGCACCCGTCTGCGCGTGGCCCTCGCGGGTCTGACCATGGCGGAGTACTTCCGCGATGTGCAGAAGCAGGACGTGCTGTTCTTCATCGACAACATCTTCCGCTTCACGCAGGCCGGTTCCGAGGTCTCGACCCTGCTCGGCCGTATGCCCTCCGCGGTGGGCTACCAGCCGAACCTGGCCGACGAGATGGGTCTCCTCCAGGAGCGCATCACCTCGACCCGTGGTCACTCGATCACCTCGATGCAGGCGATCTACGTCCCCGCGGACGACCTGACCGACCCGGCCCCGGCCACCACCTTCGCCCACCTCGACGCGACGACGGTTCTCTCCCGTCCGATCTCCGAGAAGGGCATCTACCCGGCCGTGGACCCGCTGGACTCCACGTCCCGCATCCTGGACCCGCGCTACATCGCGGCGGACCACTACAACACCGCCATGCGCGTCAAGACGGTGCTGCAGAAGTACAAGGACCTCCAGGACATCATCGCCATCCTCGGCATCGACGAGCTCGGCGAGGAGGACAAGCTCACCGTCCACCGCGCCCGTCGCGTGGAGCGCTTCCTGTCCCAGAACACCCACGTCGCCAAGCAGTTCACCGGCGTCGACGGGTCGGACGTCCCGCTGGACGAGTCGATCGTGGCGTTCAACGCGATCATCGACGGCGAGTACGACCACTTCCCGGAGCAGGCGTTCTTCCTGTGCGGTGGCATCGAGGACCTCAAGGCCAACGCCAAGGAGCTGGGCGTCTCCTGA
- a CDS encoding F0F1 ATP synthase subunit epsilon, whose product MAAELHVALVAADREVWSGEATLVVARTTSGDIGVMPGHQPLLGVLESGPVTIRTSDGGTVVAAVHGGFISFADNKLSLLAEIAELSDEIDVQRVERELERAKAEGDAAAERRADVRLRAATTR is encoded by the coding sequence TTGGCTGCTGAGCTGCACGTCGCGCTGGTCGCGGCCGACCGAGAGGTCTGGTCCGGCGAGGCCACCCTGGTCGTCGCGCGCACCACGTCCGGCGACATCGGCGTCATGCCCGGTCACCAGCCGCTGCTCGGTGTGCTGGAGTCGGGCCCGGTGACCATCCGTACGAGTGATGGTGGAACGGTCGTCGCCGCTGTGCACGGCGGTTTCATCTCGTTCGCCGACAACAAGCTGTCGCTGCTGGCCGAGATCGCCGAGCTGTCGGACGAGATCGACGTCCAGCGCGTGGAGCGAGAGCTCGAGCGCGCGAAGGCGGAGGGCGATGCCGCCGCCGAGCGCCGCGCCGACGTACGACTGCGTGCGGCGACGACGCGCTGA
- a CDS encoding DUF2550 domain-containing protein, with amino-acid sequence MVLALTVCGIIVALVALGLFVFGLRRRLIQRSGGTFDCSLRWDVPEKPDTSGKGWSYGVARYNGDRIEWYRVFSYAYRPRRVLERGSIEVAGRRLPEGEEELALLSDAVVLVCLHRGTRLELAMSEDALTGFLAWLEAAPPGQRVNVA; translated from the coding sequence ATGGTCCTCGCTCTGACTGTGTGCGGAATCATCGTGGCCCTGGTCGCGCTGGGGCTTTTCGTCTTCGGTCTGCGCCGCAGACTCATCCAGCGCTCCGGCGGTACCTTCGACTGCTCCCTGCGCTGGGACGTGCCCGAGAAACCGGACACCAGCGGAAAAGGCTGGAGCTACGGCGTCGCCCGCTACAACGGCGACCGCATCGAGTGGTACCGCGTCTTCTCCTACGCCTACCGCCCGCGCCGCGTCCTGGAGCGCGGCTCGATCGAGGTGGCCGGCCGCCGTCTCCCCGAGGGCGAGGAGGAGTTGGCGCTGCTGTCCGACGCCGTCGTCCTGGTCTGTCTGCACCGGGGCACGCGCCTCGAACTCGCCATGAGCGAAGACGCGCTGACCGGTTTTCTCGCGTGGCTGGAGGCAGCCCCGCCCGGACAGCGCGTGAATGTGGCGTAG